The Herbaspirillum sp. DW155 genomic interval ATGGCGTAGAAGTTGTTGGTGGCGATCCAGTACTCGGTGGGGCCGGTGCCGTTCTGCAGGTCGACCAGGCCGAAGCGCATGCCGGCCGGCAGGTCCGGGGTGGAGATGCCGGCGGCGTGCAGTTCGTCGGCGGTGTATCTGGCTTCCAGGCCTTGGTTGAGCATGGCTTCCCACTGGCGGTTCTCGCTGGAGACCTGCACCGGGAAAGCCACCGGCTCGCCGCGCTGCCAGCCATGCACGGCCAGGTAGTGGGCCACGCTGCCGATGGCATCCACCGGCGAATTGCGCAGGTCGATCTTGCCGTCGCCATCGAAGTCCACCGCATACTCGCGGATGCTGCCCGGCATGAACTGCGGCCAGCCAATTGCGCCGGCATAGGAGCCGCGCAGCGACATCGGATCGATGCCGGCTTCGCGCGCCCACAGCAGGGTGTTTTCCAGTTCGCCGCGGAAGAAGGCCATGCGTGCGTCACGATTGGGCGTGTTGGGGTAATCGAAGGCCAGCGTGGTCAGCACATCCATGACGCGGAAGTTGCCGGTATTGCGACCATAGACCGTCTCCACGCCGATGATGCCGACGATGATTTCCATGGGCACGCCATACTGCGCTTCGGCGCGGGCCAGTGCCACGCCATAGGTGTTCCAGAAATCGACGCCGGCATTGATGCGCACCGGTTCCACGAAGCGCGCGCGATAGGCCGTCCAGTTCTTGGGCTTGGTGCCGGGCGCGGGCTTGATGAGCTGGATGGCACTGTCCACGTAGCGGGTCTGGGCGAAGAGCGCATTGAGGTCGCTGCGCTGGAAGTGGTTGCGTTCCACCATCTCGTCCATGAAGCGGCCGACGTCCTTCCACTCGTTGAAGTTGACGAACTCGCCCTGGTCGGCGGCCGCTGCTTTCTTCTTCGCCTGCGGTTTGGCCTTCTTGTCTGCCGTCTTCTTGTTCGCCGCCTTGTTCTGGGTTTTCTTGTCCACAGGCTTGCCCTCTTGCGCTTGCACGGCAGGAGCCAAGGCACACAGGCCGGCCAACATCAGGATCAAGGTCAGGGAGGTCAGGCGGGGCAGGGAGATGGGCATGAGCGGGATGGGCAGCAAACGAGGCAGGCGATCTGTTCGGCAGGGGAGGACAACAAGCGCGCAAGTATACCCCATCGAGGGTCTTGCCCCGTGCTGGTGCAGGGTGGACGACGCGGCATTGACCACGATAAGCGACAGCCGATGTCAGCAGATGTACACTAGCCCCACGAGACAACCCGGCTGGCCTCAGGCTTGCCAGATAGCAACAAGAGCAATAATGACCACCGCCATCTATACGCACGCCGATTGCCAGCGCCATGAAATGGGTGACTGGCACCCCGAGGCTCCGGCTCGGCTGGAAGCCATCGAAGACCAGCTGATCCTGAGCCGCATCGATCAATTCCTCGACCGCCGCGAAGCGCCCCTGGCCGATCCGGCCGAACTGGAGCGCGTGCATACATCGGGCGCCGTCGATTACGTGCGCGAGCACTGCCATGCGCTGAGCCTGTCGGGCCAGCATTACTACTCCATCGACGGCGATACCCTGCTCAACAAGCACAGCTGGCGAGCCGCCCTGCGCGCGGCCGGCGCGGCCGTGGCGGCGACCGATGCGGTAATCGCGGGTGAACTGGACAATGCCTTCTGCGCGGTACGTCCGCCCGGCCACCACGCCATGCCGGGGCAGGCGATGGGTTTTTGCCTGTTCAACAATGTGGCGGTGGCGGCGCGCCATGCCATCGATGTACACGGGCTGGAGCGGGTGGCGGTGATCGACTTCGACGTGCATCACGGCAATGGCACCGAAGACATCTTTGCCCATGATCCCCGGGTGCTGATGGTGAGCTTCTTCCAGCATCCCTTCTATCCTTTCTCGGGCGATGCGCCCACCGAGGCGCACATCGTCAACGTGCCGGTGCCGGCCTATTCCGATGGCAGCGCGGTGCGCCAGGTGGTCAACGAGAAATGGCTGCCGGCCTTGCATGCGCACCAGCCGCAGATGATCTTCATCTCGGCCGGCTTCGATGCCCACCGCGAAGACGACATGGGCCAGATGGGGCTGGTGGAGGCCGATTACGCCTGGATGACGCGACAGATCATGAAGATCGCCGACCAGTATGCCAAGGGCCGCATCGTCAGTTGCCTCGAAGGCGGTTACAACCTCTCGGCGCTGGGACGCAGCGTGGTGGCCCACCTCAAGGTACTGGCCGACCTGGAATAGTTAGGTTTTCCACAGGCGTTTGTTAAATTCAGGCCGGTAAAAACTAAGTTTTTGGTTCATCAGCCCTCATGGGCTTCATAGGCGGCAATGATCGCATCAGCCACTGCCCGCACCCGCGCG includes:
- the mltB gene encoding lytic murein transglycosylase B, with product MPISLPRLTSLTLILMLAGLCALAPAVQAQEGKPVDKKTQNKAANKKTADKKAKPQAKKKAAAADQGEFVNFNEWKDVGRFMDEMVERNHFQRSDLNALFAQTRYVDSAIQLIKPAPGTKPKNWTAYRARFVEPVRINAGVDFWNTYGVALARAEAQYGVPMEIIVGIIGVETVYGRNTGNFRVMDVLTTLAFDYPNTPNRDARMAFFRGELENTLLWAREAGIDPMSLRGSYAGAIGWPQFMPGSIREYAVDFDGDGKIDLRNSPVDAIGSVAHYLAVHGWQRGEPVAFPVQVSSENRQWEAMLNQGLEARYTADELHAAGISTPDLPAGMRFGLVDLQNGTGPTEYWIATNNFYAITQYNRSYFYAMSVADLGRAVATARNP
- a CDS encoding histone deacetylase family protein; this translates as MTTAIYTHADCQRHEMGDWHPEAPARLEAIEDQLILSRIDQFLDRREAPLADPAELERVHTSGAVDYVREHCHALSLSGQHYYSIDGDTLLNKHSWRAALRAAGAAVAATDAVIAGELDNAFCAVRPPGHHAMPGQAMGFCLFNNVAVAARHAIDVHGLERVAVIDFDVHHGNGTEDIFAHDPRVLMVSFFQHPFYPFSGDAPTEAHIVNVPVPAYSDGSAVRQVVNEKWLPALHAHQPQMIFISAGFDAHREDDMGQMGLVEADYAWMTRQIMKIADQYAKGRIVSCLEGGYNLSALGRSVVAHLKVLADLE